From a region of the Propionispora vibrioides genome:
- a CDS encoding transcription repressor NadR, which yields MEAKKRRERLLERLQQSDEPLKGTVLAKELGVSRQIIVGDMAILRAAGTHVYATPNGYVLPRPKPQGMIATLACRHTTGKMGEELEIMVDYGAKVLNVIVEHPVYGEIRANLMLASRQDVADFVEKLEASGAEPISIVTGGVHLHTIEVPTGEILQKIQAKLHEKGILLD from the coding sequence ATGGAAGCAAAGAAACGAAGAGAACGATTGCTGGAACGGCTGCAGCAATCGGACGAACCGTTAAAGGGAACGGTTTTAGCCAAAGAGCTGGGAGTCAGTCGTCAGATTATTGTTGGCGATATGGCTATTTTACGGGCGGCAGGTACGCATGTGTACGCTACACCGAATGGTTATGTACTGCCCAGGCCCAAGCCCCAGGGAATGATTGCGACCTTAGCTTGCCGGCATACGACCGGCAAGATGGGAGAAGAACTGGAGATTATGGTGGACTATGGAGCAAAAGTACTGAATGTTATTGTGGAACATCCGGTATATGGTGAAATCAGGGCTAACTTGATGCTGGCTTCGCGGCAGGATGTTGCCGATTTTGTTGAAAAACTGGAGGCCAGCGGCGCCGAGCCTATTTCCATTGTGACAGGCGGTGTTCATCTGCATACGATAGAAGTCCCCACGGGTGAAATATTGCAAAAAATACAGGCTAAGCTGCATGAAAAAGGGATTCTGCTGGATTGA